From the genome of Prunus persica cultivar Lovell chromosome G8, Prunus_persica_NCBIv2, whole genome shotgun sequence:
TCTTGTGCTCCTCATTTTCCTTGTCCCTTGGCCAGGGTGTACCATCCAGCCCCACACAGCACACCTTTTCCAAATCGAAATTCTCTAATGATAAACCAGTGGCAGCTGTTGCGTATTGGCTAGCTCGCCTTTTCTGAGTATAATTGATTGGGCGGTCCGACGGATCCGGCTGCAGGGTCACTTCTGTCTTCTCTAGCCTTGGGAAACTGGCGTTTGGATATGAGGGTTTATTAGGAGGTGAAACCGGTTCTGTTCCTGTTCCTTTTCCTTTGCCCCAGCTGCTGGGTGGTTTGTCTACTTGCCTCTGTTGCTCATCAGCGGCTGGTTTTTCCTCTGCAACATTTTCTGTAGCCTATACATAGATTTTCATCAATTGATGTTGTAGTTAATTATAGCCAATAGCTAGGTCGTAGTTGGCTGAATGGATACACATAAAGACAATATTGTGCACCTACCTAATTGAAGCCAAAAAACTCAATTGGAGCTCAGATATATATGTCTTACTTGAGGATCTCCGGTGGTGACAACAGGGTCAGCTTCATAGTCCCCAGCGTGCAGGGCTGGGTCAGCAGGGCGACTAGCCATGGCCGAAGCATGTCCTGGTCGTAGAGATTGAGCTTGATTGCCAAGCACCCAAACTGACCTTGACCTTGACCTTGGTGCTACAGCAGCAGCCACTGTTTTTCGTAAATATTGCATTTTGATCCCTATAATAAATTATCTGATCTGATCTGATATGcctcaattcaattgtttCTTAGCTCGTATTGCTTTCTTTAAATTGATGGCCTCCTCAGTTGGAGTTGTGGAAAGTCCTGGAACAATACAGAGCTGCAGGCAGGGGAACCTCCTAGAATGTCTAGGAGTAGAAAGAGTTTGTAGGGTCAACTGTGAAGACACGTGTAACTACATGCACTGACGTGGTAACAGTTTAGATTTAGAATGTCTAGGTGTACTTTGCGTGTCACCTTCCGATTCTTTCCTTTACAACATCTGTAAACAAAGATGATTATTGCTACTATTTTTGTCTGTAATACAAATAATTGAAGATTGTGGAGGACAGGAACCCAGAAGCAAGTAGAAACAAGTCATTTCATGTTTTAATTGGACTTTGGATATGCATGCGTTATGTTCTTATCTCAACTACCATGGAATTCTCTGGTAGGATTGATTTTTGAATAGGTCCATTGTtcttactttaaaaaaaaaaaattataaaaaaaattaaatgaatttGTTTATTAGTAATAATGAGTTAACTCACTAATCCCCTTCTGAAATCTCTCCAAAGTTCGTGAAAAAACAAtgctaaaaagaaaacaataccAATGAGAAGAAATGCCCCTGCAACTAAGAAAACACAATGATGCCTTAACTTAATGATCACTATTTGATAGCATATATCAACCATCGAGCAAGTTCTAAACAACCAccaatatgtatatatatatcaagctgaaaaacataaaacaaccatcaagcaaagaaaagaaggcttTTCGTTTGTACGAATGTTGCAGATTTCATACAAATGAATTGGCAGCTGCTGCACAAGCATCATTTAGAATTTAGATACATACAAGAGTGAGGAAACAGAGTTTTAAGCATAGACGGCGCCGCCAGTGCCACTAGAACAAGATAGGGCCATCAACAGTATAgcggcttcttcttcttctttcaactTCCTCTTGTGGAAGTGGAACACCATTTCGACCATTTCTCTTTCCATAGACTTCAATCCCAGCTTCAAAGGGGCTCCAGTAGTCTTGTGTTTCCTCCTCTCTGTTCCAGTTGCTCCTTTGTTTAAACCAACAAGAGCCCTCTTTCGCTTTCTGTATTTAATCCCACATGCATTGCAAAGAGTCTGAAAACatcatgtatatattattattattatgtgcccttcaattaatgaaagaaccaaaccaaattcaacaaaaggaaaatggatATGAGTTATAAGTTGATCCACGAAATGAAATTCTACCCTTGGCCCAGCTGGACCTCCCCTCCATAATGGTGTTGTTGTTGTGTGGCAATCTGTACAGCTTTTGCTGGGCGGCGCAATGCTACTCTGATTCATGTGCTCTGCCTCTGATCCCTGTTTTCAGAAATCAAGGTTAGCTAAGCTAGCTAGTTACACATTAATGAATGAAGTATCGATATCAGTTCAGTGGATGATGAAAAACATCAGAAGATGGATGGCTCTTACTTTCTGTCTTTGATCCATGATACTTGACACAGCGAGCTCTTATTTCAGTGGTTTCATGTTCATGAGAAGAATAAAAGGCCTAAGAAATCAGAATGGGTGGGGGGTTTGATCAAATACACCTACAACACATCTAGCTAGCGGCTGATCGCTGATCAGCAGCACACTTCACACAGGGATGGATCATGGATGGATCATGGATGTTAAATAAATGAACCCCACCCCATGAAACATATCCTTGGCTAGCTCCGACTAGTACTAGTACTAGTAGAGATCAAACAAATTCGTTACGACCAGCGACTGAGGGAGAAATATAATGGTTGGCGAAAAGAGGGAGGCGCGCAGGGGAAAACAGGGACAAGAAAAGCGCATAGACGGAATTATATATTTgctaaatgtatatatattatagccacgacaaaatttggaaaacgTTTTGTGGGAGGTGGGGGCAACACAAAACCCTAGCTCTGGTATAGTCTTAAATGACTTAAACGCCCCAAGACTTCCCCACCACTGTTTGTATATTCTTAAAAATATTTGGCGTTTTGTGTCCCTTTACTTTAGAGGAGCTGCATTCATTTTCTGTTGTTTTGGAAGAAGGTTTGGGCCACCCCAGTCCAATCACTGTCTCCTTTgatattgaaaattgaaacataATTTAATTACACACATATTTTCACCTTGGCTTTGGGTAATGGTTTGGTTAATAGTTATCCAAGTGGATGGAGGAAAGGCTGTTGTTTGTGGGCTAGTGATGAGTGATGAGTGGTGAGATACAGATAAAGATCCAGAAACCATGAGCTTTGGTATTTTGTCATTGCGTTAcaagaaataagaaatattATACAAACAAGATGGAATAAGAGGTTGGGGAGATAAAGTTACAATAACAGACAAAATCCAGCCCACAGATTGATTCGGGTCCATATGCAAATAGCGACACACTGACAGACAGCCAGCCAGCCAGCcagtctctttctttttcattgtaCAGAGACTTGGCAAGGCAGACATGGCAATATGGATGGATGGAATTCCGTTCCGTTCCGTTCCCTTCCCTTCAGTGTGGTCCATCCCAACCCATGTACGTTTGTTGAAGACagatcaaattcaaacacaCTTATCATTTGGGCTTCAATGTTTTTCATCTATCCAACGCTTCTGAATTATTTAACAAATCCATGGATACTTGAGCCATGACTTTTCAACCCTTTACAAATTACAACTCCTCCTGCACTTCgtattaatttgaaaataaaaaacacagaagaagaagaagatgctcTAGCTAGCGGATAGCTGTAAAGTAAACTCCTCCTCGATTATATGAAATAATCATGtccaaatatttatttatattacaCAAAGTCAGATCAGAGCTCCTTAAACATACATAAAAACCCTATTTAATTTGTTAGTAAAACACATGTAATTAATGAAGAGTACGTGAATGGTTCCTCTCAGAAGCCTAGTAGAGCTGAGTGGGTGGGTTAGTACTAGTTTAATATATATCCTTGCTGTGTCGACCGAGTTTGAGGCAAATCTGAGCAAGCAGAGCAAATAGAGAGCCAAGAAAGCACATGATCCAGGATAATACAAGCAATGCCCAGTCCTCAAGGCTTTTCTTGGGTGAGTGGGTTCTGTCCGATATCAGCAATGCCCTATACACTGCTTCAGTGACGGCATAGGCTGAAACCGGGTCTGATTCTTCTGCCAGAAATCCGTACTCGGTAAGGCACACGATGTCATATACTCCACTAGTCTCCGATACACCCACACTTTCACAGATTTTGAGCCGCCCTTCAATCCTCTCCTCAGTTGATAACATGTCGCCGTGTGTCAAGATCAAGATAGGCCTCTCATCATCATCTGCACTCccaaattatattatattatatatattataattgaaGAATTAAATGATAGAAAGGAATGAAGAAAACTTACTGCAATTTGTGAAAGCGTTGACAGAGCAAAAAAGCTGCCTTGTGGCCTCCATTGGCTTAGAATCACCAGCCTGCAATGCCTTGTAGATTTCTGCCATGTTAGCCACCACCATTGCACAATTCACTCTCCTCCTCACACACTTTGAAGCCGAATATTCTTCATGTTCCATTAACGCAGCATCGTCGCCTGGTCTTAAGCACACTTGGTTATGGCGAACCCCGTCACTCATCCAATTTGACACTTGTTCTTCAACACCCTCACCCGTTTGGTCGTACTCGAATCCCCTCGAGTCAAACACACAGAATCCACTTCGCAAAGACCTTAGCACATTGTGCTCTTTCAAAACCATGCTAGATCTAGATTTACTACTATGATTTGAAGAATAACTTCCtacaaacacaaataaaaattcaattaattactacttaataataataacaatggATATCATGTAGCACATTGTGCACGCAGCACGTGCCAATACAAATATACCATGTTGTTAATactttattaaaagaaaaaagaacagtattatatgtataataataaaatatatattttgtttttcgtgTTCGTGTAATATGTATAATTAAGTTAAGGAAGTGAGTTAAAATATATAGCTAATCAGGTTAATTACTTCGTACCTGTCTCCGGCGGTGATGTTTGAGCAAAGGGTACGAGTCCAGAGCGCCCCAAAACAGAGTACATAAGGTTGACGAGGGAGGTCTTGCCAGAAGCAGAGAAGCCAACCAAGAGAATTGTGGCCAGCGGTGGGATGTCCATGTTTTCCTTAGTGATACCTCCTATAGGCATCCAGAAATCACCTGATCGATACATGTGCAGCTTGTGCCTGAGCTCATTCAGCCCTTCGTGATGACTGTGCGTTGCCACCAAAGCCAGTCTCTCCAACTCTCTCACCACTCTCATCCTTGGATCAACCTTCATCATCTTAACATCAAACTTTGCACCCCATGATCTCCACCAACAATTATTATTAGCAGCTACTGATCTTGGCCAGTACTCTTCATCATTCTCGTCTGTAGTTGATTCATCTGTGCTGGAACAGAGCAGCTGGTTCTTCATGTCCACGATATACTCTTGTTCAACTTCTTAGTTGTATGCTAGCTGTGCTTTGAGTTTAATTCGAGTAtccaccaaaaaagaaaaaggcaagaAATCATATGAATATATGATGATATGTGTGGACAAAGGAGTCTCCTTCAATGGGGTCCAGATGGGTCAAGGACGGGACTTGCCCTTAGATTAAATCCAAAGGCTGCTGCTTCCTATCTCTTTCCTGCACTTGTAAGCACCTTCACGATTTTACCACAACACCCACACATAGGTCACGGGTGGTGAATGGTGATGGGCATTTTCGCTATTTGCCAACGTAAATACATGGTCATATCATATGTGCGTCCTGTTTGTTTTACTTTTCGCTTTTGGGGTAAGTTTCTGGTGAAAATTTGTAACTTGTCTCATGTTTTTCCAACGGTGTTTATTTCATGTCAAATCAGAATCCATCCCCATCCTAGTCGTTACTGGGTAgggtagtgtgtgtgagagtgAGAGGGGTTAATTGTTAAAGCaagaaaaacgaaaaacaaaatgtgtGTGTTGTATTTGAGGAACTCATCATCATAAATATAGATAGAGTGAAGAAAAGGGAAGACACCGCGGCAAagcaattgaaattgaaagtgaAATGGAGGATAAGTTATCGAGCGTGGCAAAGAGTTTTGCACCATCGCCCATTCAGGAACTATCCCATCTTGCCCAGAGATGCAACGCCATCAACCTCGCCGAAGGCTTTCCAGACTTCCCTGCACCTTCCCATATCAAATTCGCTGCCATTTCCGCTATTCATTCCGACTTCAATCAATACAGGTAGGTAGGTAGGTACACTAGAAATTCATGTGCTCAGCTCAGCTCTGCttcatcaaaatgaaattgaatttgaaacaCCCACTTCCCCTGCCCACCACTGCACATAAACTACGTACCTTGACTTGACTAGCTCAAGTTAAATATTAATGTTCCTTTGATGTTGATTAATGTAAGGCATGTACCTGGAATATGTGACCTCCTGGCAAACATAATGAAGCAAATCCATGGATTGAATGTCAACCCTCTTACTGATATAGCTATTTGTTGTGGCCAATCTGAGGCCTTCGCGGCAGCTGCCTTTGCAAGTATGCAACCTCATCACTCTAAGCTCcactgatttctttttttttctctttttcttgtttggggattgatataatttgttttcctCTCCTGTTTGGACAGTAATAGACAAGGGTGATGAAGTTGTACTGTTTGACCCTTGCTATGAAACATATGAAGGATGCATTAAGATGGCTGGGGGAGTCCCAGTAAGCCTATTACTTGTCACTGAAGGCACTTCACTCTGTGTTATGAATTCAGATTAGAGCAGCAGCTGCAGCTGCAGCTTGTTGATGGTTAGGCTTACCAATTACGAACAGAcggaatttcaaatttctactaatttttctttttcaatacaATGAATGTCACAGGTATACATCGCTCTCGACCCACCTCAGTGGACCTTGGACCCTAACAAATTCATCAACTCTTTCACTGGGAGAACAAAAGCTGTAGTACTCAACAGGTTAGAAGCAACCACCAAGAAATCATATTTCTCGTATTATTATGTCGATATGTACTGATGTAAATTTTGCAGTCCTCACAACCCAACTGGCAAAGTATTCACTAAAGATGAACTTGAGATTATTGCTGGAGAATGCCGCACCAGGAATTGCCTAGCTATAACAGATGAAGTATGACATTCTTTTCCTTATACTAACAAGACGTAGGTATATTGAAGCATAAGCTTTTTCTGAATTAAACTGCTAAAAGAATTATGGATTTTGTCCTTTTGAATGTTTGTGCAGGTATATGAGCATATAACCTTCAACAGTGAGAAACATATATCCCTTGCATCATTTCCAGGAATGCAAGAGCGGACTATTATCACGTCTTCCTTATCTAAAACGTTCAGTGTAACAGGTTACATCTTATTCTTCCCCAAAAGAGCGTTGATTGAATTTGCTTATgcatgcttttctttttctgtaatAGAGCTAATTGTTTATTTCTgcttcaaattaaaatttatttgaattgcATTGCCTCGTCGCTGAAATCTTGTCTATCAGGTTGGAGGGTCGGATGGGCAATTGCTCCAGCTTTCATTGCATCTGCAATCAGAAACATTCATACTAAACTTACAGATTCTGCTCCAGCACCTTTCCAAGAAGCTGCCTTGACTGCTTTGGGAAGCCCCCCTGAATACTTTGAATCATTGAGAAGTGTAAGGCCCAAAAGGCATATTCCCCTAGTAGCTTATTTGTCCATGTGATGcaactgatgatgatgactaATCCATCATTGTTGTTGTCTCCATATGCTCAGGATTATGAATCAAGACGAGACTACATTGTCAATTTGCTAACTAGAGTTGGCTTTAAGATTCAGTTCAAGCCTCAGGGTGCACTCTTTTTATTTGCAGAGCTACCTGAAAATTGCAAACTTTCTGATGTATGCTTGCCTTTTACTTTATTGGTCTTATAATTTTGCAGAAAACCTTCAATTAATTTGTCAAGGTTGGTTGCATTTCTCCAGTCTTGCAGGCTGCAATTCACAGTCTATGTTCCTTAATGTAAGATAAATTACTTGTTTTTGTGATATGAATTGAgattcatgttttttttttcaggtagATTATGTTAAAATGTTAATACAGACTGCAGGGGTTGTGGCTGTGCCAGGATGTGGATTTTTTCATACACATTTGTCTCGGGAGAAATTTTCTCTGGGAGGTTACAGCTATCAGGAGAGATACATTAGGTTTGCTTTCTGTAAAAGTGATCAGACTTTGGCTTCTGCTGCAAAAAGACTTGGAGAGCTTATTGATGCTACAGGGTGTCTCAATCCGCAATGACTCGGAAGGAAGAATAACTCAAATATGTGTACTTGACATTGAGATGATATTGGAAGATAGAACTTCACTGAGAATAATGTAAGCTCATCTTATTATACTGAACCTGTAGAAAAATTATCAGACCTTTTTGGTAGTAATCTTATTAGACttcatggagaattttttttgctggacaagaaaaaaaaaatgcaaaaatagaaTCAACtgctttcaattttgtttttggtttttaaaagaaaaaataggaaaaaagaatatttgacGACATAGTCACGAGATGAATGTTACTAAAACATCTCAGGGTATCCAAGGTgatggaggaggtggtggggGTGAAGTCAGGGGAGGAACTGCATAGAACATTGAGTTTCTGTCAATACCAGCAGGGGTTCCACTGGATAGTGCCACAAGTGCAGCAACAAGACCTGCATTTCCTACAAGGCTCGGCTCAGTGTAGTTGTAATTGAAACGGACATCCTGGAAATTGTCATGCTTATCAGGACCAGCAACCATGGCCCCGACAATTGTATTTGGATTCGGTGTCCGACTGTTTTTCCATTTCAATCCTCCTTTACAACCATACTTGATCTTATTGTGGGGAATGGATGCCCCTCTATGGTGCACATGCTGTGGAAAATGTTCACTGAAGCCTACAACATAGCTTATACCCCGAGGATTTTTGCCAAGAATGTAATCAATTTGGGTCCTGGCAAACCTGCGCAGTTCTACATTGGAGTAGAATGTGGGTCCACAATACCATCCAGGAGCAGAAATAGCGTCAATGTAGTCACTATATAGTTGAGCCAAAAATGCTGCATAGACTACATACTGAAGAGGTTTTGGCCTTCCATGGTTCAACTGAATCAGCCCTCCTTTTGTTCTTCTGAAGCTTGAGAAAACAGGAAGGTAGGAGCACATTGTTTCTTCAGTCTGGctgtgaaattttttcaacatCTCTTCGTAGGGGTAGCCGTAACTCAGGAACAATCTCAGTCGGCTTAGAAGCAAAAAAGCACCAGCATGCTTGTTGTCCCAGCTAAGTACCCTATTATCAGAGTCGGTCCACAAAGCCCTTTCATGCCCAACCAAGTCAGGGTTAGTAACAAGTTGAAGATAGGATAAATTCCCTGTTGCAAGATACAACCACGATCCCCCCCACAGAAATTCATCCCAGAAACCAGTAGAATTGTAGAGAGGGGACGACGGGTCTGCACCGTCCGCATACTTTGCACCTTGCTGTTTGGTAGCAAATTTAAAGAGTAAATCAGCACCATGAACAAGTTTCTGTGAGTACTTAATGTTATCTTTGAAAACAATGGATGCAGAAGCTAAAGCAGAAGCCATTTCTGCAGCGAGGGCTGGGCAGTTATAACACTCTTGTCCAGTTCTTTGATGGTCAATATCTTCAGGACGTATCCAACAGTCGTGAGAGTAAGCATCATGATCTCCTCCCCTAACATCTGCAACAACATTGGCAATGGAATGAGCAGAGGAATTGAAGGTGTTGAGAAGGTAATCTGTGCCCCACTTGATGATGCCCTTGACATGGTCTAGCTCTCCTAGTGCTTCATATTTTGCACTGTATTCGATCACACTCCAGCTCAACATGGTCATGGCAAAAGATGCAGGGAAGCTCAACTTGCTTGCGTCTCCAGCGTCGTAATATCCACCAACCAGAGTTTTGGTGTTAGAGTTGCCATCAGTCAAGCAGGAATCACCTCTCCATGAAACATTGTTGTCCTTTGGCAGTTTTCCAGCTGCACATATAAAATGGAACTTACAGGTTAATTAGGAGTAGATGTTagttcaattacaattatcTTACTACATTTTGGTATGTATTTAACAAAAGACCAGGGTGTCACATTCATGCGGTGTTACTGATCCacataatttataattctaCAATGACTGAGGTGGCAAATTACTGAGTCAGTAGTATGCATCTAATTTGGACTGGAGTTGAAAGTCCACCTACAAGGTATCTCTCTATTAAAACAATTTCCTGGATTTCCTTCTTGTGACAGCCATTCCTAATCCTAGCAAGCTAAATCgtttttctcctctcttttttcttttggggaaaaagaaaagcattaTGCTtatgctaatttttttttaaaataaatggtGAGGACTGAGGAGGAATTGGTAGCACAattgataagaaaaaagaagagagttgGTAAGTCATTTGTGCATTGGTATCACAATTCAAAGAACAAGAAGCGGCCTGttgaatttaaagaaaataaatcttgGATACAAAGTggttaaaaataaagtaattaaaccttttataactaaaaaaattagtctagtaaatgagagagagaggagaatgaatgaatgaatattGGGTAGAGAACATACAGCGTTGGGCGTTGAAAAAGAGGAGCGCTTGGTGAAGGGCGGTGGTATAGTTGTGAGGTGATGAAGAGTTCAGATGATGGTGGTTGCGTTGAGCAATCTTAACTAGGACAATGATCAAGGCCACCAGAATGGCAACCCCAACCACCACTAGGCTCCTTATGCTCACCAAGCTCCCCAAAATCTTGCTCAtcatcctcctcttcttctttttcccatCAATATTCCTCTCATGGTCGTGACcaccattttctttattttctggcTTCAACAGCCAACCTTGCTTCACCTCATCCGACGTCGTCGCTGGCTCTGCCTCTATCTCCACCGGAGCACCACCCCATTTATCATCTTTCCTCatccttccttccttcctctGAGACTGAGTTACTGCTGCTTGCTCtgatttattatatattttgtagcTATCTATCTGTGTGTCTGCCAGCGTTAAAACAGATTGCTGTTTCCCTCTTTACTCTAATTACTGACTCACTCActctttcaatttgatttggtGGTGCATGTTTGCAATTACAATTAGGCATCCAAATTGCTTTGTAATTGCCAAGTGTCTTCAATTCAATCTTCATTTGCTGCcaaaatatttcctttttcaaatATCATCCTATGTAATCATGTAATGTATCAATGTCATGcacaaacaaaatcaagaCAATTGTATCTTACTCAAACAATACCTATTTCTGCTCGAATATTCGATTTTCGATTTCTCAAATGGCCAAGACAATTGTGGAAGGTTTCTTTACACACGTCTCctccaaacaataaaaaataaaaaactgtaTATTACTTAGTTTTAATTGGGAAATTGGATGCCCTAATTAAATGTGAACGTGTCTGCGTGAGTTGTCAAAGGTCAATCTTTCTCAAATCTTCACAATAAATGGAAAATTAATATgtcatttctttaattttgccATTGCCTATTGCCTACTGCCTAGTGCATCGAATCCGTTTCCATATCTTAATTATGGTAACCTTCCAAACTAAttgtctctctcttcaacTTGATTTGATTTTCGGGAGTTATTTTCAAACtccattcttttttgttaCCTTTCagactttcatttttatttttacatatattttatagtCCATTTTACGGAG
Proteins encoded in this window:
- the LOC18768436 gene encoding kynurenine--oxoglutarate transaminase isoform X3, whose amino-acid sequence is MEDKLSSVAKSFAPSPIQELSHLAQRCNAINLAEGFPDFPAPSHIKFAAISAIHSDFNQYRHVPGICDLLANIMKQIHGLNVNPLTDIAICCGQSEAFAAAAFAIIDKGDEVVLFDPCYETYEGCIKMAGGVPVYIALDPPQWTLDPNKFINSFTGRTKAVVLNSPHNPTGKVFTKDELEIIAGECRTRNCLAITDEVYEHITFNSEKHISLASFPGMQERTIITSSLSKTFSVTGWRVGWAIAPAFIASAIRNIHTKLTDSAPAPFQEAALTALGSPPEYFESLRSDYESRRDYIVNLLTRVGFKIQFKPQGALFLFAELPENCKLSDVCLPFTLLVL
- the LOC18767546 gene encoding endoglucanase 9, producing MRKDDKWGGAPVEIEAEPATTSDEVKQGWLLKPENKENGGHDHERNIDGKKKKRRMMSKILGSLVSIRSLVVVGVAILVALIIVLVKIAQRNHHHLNSSSPHNYTTALHQALLFFNAQRSGKLPKDNNVSWRGDSCLTDGNSNTKTLVGGYYDAGDASKLSFPASFAMTMLSWSVIEYSAKYEALGELDHVKGIIKWGTDYLLNTFNSSAHSIANVVADVRGGDHDAYSHDCWIRPEDIDHQRTGQECYNCPALAAEMASALASASIVFKDNIKYSQKLVHGADLLFKFATKQQGAKYADGADPSSPLYNSTGFWDEFLWGGSWLYLATGNLSYLQLVTNPDLVGHERALWTDSDNRVLSWDNKHAGAFLLLSRLRLFLSYGYPYEEMLKKFHSQTEETMCSYLPVFSSFRRTKGGLIQLNHGRPKPLQYVVYAAFLAQLYSDYIDAISAPGWYCGPTFYSNVELRRFARTQIDYILGKNPRGISYVVGFSEHFPQHVHHRGASIPHNKIKYGCKGGLKWKNSRTPNPNTIVGAMVAGPDKHDNFQDVRFNYNYTEPSLVGNAGLVAALVALSSGTPAGIDRNSMFYAVPPLTSPPPPPPSPWIP
- the LOC18768436 gene encoding kynurenine--oxoglutarate transaminase isoform X1, which codes for MEDKLSSVAKSFAPSPIQELSHLAQRCNAINLAEGFPDFPAPSHIKFAAISAIHSDFNQYRHVPGICDLLANIMKQIHGLNVNPLTDIAICCGQSEAFAAAAFAIIDKGDEVVLFDPCYETYEGCIKMAGGVPVYIALDPPQWTLDPNKFINSFTGRTKAVVLNSPHNPTGKVFTKDELEIIAGECRTRNCLAITDEVYEHITFNSEKHISLASFPGMQERTIITSSLSKTFSVTGWRVGWAIAPAFIASAIRNIHTKLTDSAPAPFQEAALTALGSPPEYFESLRSDYESRRDYIVNLLTRVGFKIQFKPQGALFLFAELPENCKLSDVDYVKMLIQTAGVVAVPGCGFFHTHLSREKFSLGGYSYQERYIRFAFCKSDQTLASAAKRLGELIDATGCLNPQ
- the LOC18766489 gene encoding uncharacterized protein LOC18766489, with protein sequence MQYLRKTVAAAVAPRSRSRSVWVLGNQAQSLRPGHASAMASRPADPALHAGDYEADPVVTTGDPQATENVAEEKPAADEQQRQVDKPPSSWGKGKGTGTEPVSPPNKPSYPNASFPRLEKTEVTLQPDPSDRPINYTQKRRASQYATAATGLSLENFDLEKVCCVGLDGTPWPRDKENEEHKTDRDREDEREYYKHHKASPLSEIEFADTRKPITRVMYGTAAVSEYGAGRDVIRWRPEQLDTAEEALLRAARIWKENAMRGDPDAPHSRVLRALRGESF
- the LOC18767272 gene encoding uncharacterized protein LOC18767272 codes for the protein MKNQLLCSSTDESTTDENDEEYWPRSVAANNNCWWRSWGAKFDVKMMKVDPRMRVVRELERLALVATHSHHEGLNELRHKLHMYRSGDFWMPIGGITKENMDIPPLATILLVGFSASGKTSLVNLMYSVLGRSGLVPFAQTSPPETGSYSSNHSSKSRSSMVLKEHNVLRSLRSGFCVFDSRGFEYDQTGEGVEEQVSNWMSDGVRHNQVCLRPGDDAALMEHEEYSASKCVRRRVNCAMVVANMAEIYKALQAGDSKPMEATRQLFCSVNAFTNCNDDERPILILTHGDMLSTEERIEGRLKICESVGVSETSGVYDIVCLTEYGFLAEESDPVSAYAVTEAVYRALLISDRTHSPKKSLEDWALLVLSWIMCFLGSLFALLAQICLKLGRHSKDIY
- the LOC18768436 gene encoding kynurenine--oxoglutarate transaminase isoform X2, producing the protein MEDKLSSVAKSFAPSPIQELSHLAQRCNAINLAEGFPDFPAPSHIKFAAISAIHSDFNQYRHVPGICDLLANIMKQIHGLNVNPLTDIAICCGQSEAFAAAAFAIIDKGDEVVLFDPCYETYEGCIKMAGGVPVYIALDPPQWTLDPNKFINSFTGRTKAVVLNSPHNPTGKVFTKDELEIIAGECRTRNCLAITDEVYEHITFNSEKHISLASFPGMQERTIITSSLSKTFSVTGWRVGWAIAPAFIASAIRNIHTKLTDSAPAPFQEAALTALGSPPEYFESLRSDYESRRDYIVNLLTRVGFKIQFKPQGALFLFAELPENCKLSDSCRLQFTVYVP